A region of Paenibacillus sp. 37 DNA encodes the following proteins:
- a CDS encoding class I SAM-dependent methyltransferase, translated as MITLVHFQTCLSEFAEKFDKLASKYDHTIQHSSELEAVINDYSRFVTDQENKAAWEQLEHSELEELDSLVWQLRNKSAQCVAIMEKYRALKLENGDVQIADYFKNIEECIDKEFGSFHVTSDSRVLLVGSGSFPMTPLLIAKRSGAEVVGIDIDEESITLGRKVVETLGTGLKIRLESTLLENLDYTREATHIIFSSTVAAKYDLLDQLHALTNAQVVVAMRYGDQLKSLFNYPMRATDSNKWKLVDTILRPDDVFDIALYQKA; from the coding sequence ATGATCACATTGGTTCATTTTCAGACATGTTTGAGTGAATTTGCAGAGAAATTCGATAAGCTCGCGAGCAAGTATGATCATACGATTCAGCATAGTTCGGAGCTGGAAGCTGTGATCAATGACTACTCCCGCTTTGTGACCGATCAGGAGAATAAGGCAGCCTGGGAACAGTTGGAGCATTCGGAGTTGGAAGAGCTTGATTCGCTTGTATGGCAGTTAAGAAATAAATCCGCCCAGTGTGTGGCGATCATGGAGAAATATCGTGCATTGAAGTTAGAGAACGGGGATGTACAGATTGCCGATTATTTCAAGAATATAGAAGAGTGTATCGATAAAGAATTCGGCAGCTTCCATGTCACCTCCGATTCCAGAGTGTTGTTGGTAGGCTCCGGTTCATTCCCTATGACACCATTACTCATCGCCAAGCGTTCAGGTGCAGAAGTCGTCGGGATCGATATTGATGAAGAATCCATTACACTCGGGCGAAAAGTGGTGGAGACACTGGGCACGGGTTTGAAGATTCGTTTGGAGTCAACATTGCTGGAGAATCTGGATTATACCAGGGAAGCAACCCATATCATTTTCAGCTCTACCGTGGCCGCTAAATATGATCTGCTCGATCAACTGCATGCCCTGACAAATGCACAGGTGGTTGTAGCCATGAGATATGGTGACCAGTTAAAGTCCTTATTTAATTATCCGATGAGAGCGACGGACAGCAACAAGTGGAAGCTGGTGGATACGATCTTGCGCCCGGATGATGTGTTTGATATTGCGTTGTACCAAAAAGCATAG
- a CDS encoding ABC transporter permease encodes MSMKPLAGDKKAWAGSVGRIRLWNRRPWRYRVSFAVSRLFFYAALLVVVFTVACAIVPGWIAPYDPTQMMTDAILQAPSAAHLFGTDYFGRDIFSVVVHGSRDSLLIGFASVLVGGIVGSALGIISGYAGGVVDTVTMRAVDILMAVPGVLLALSVAAALGPGLINIALAVAVSSIPGYARVMRGQVISVKGLPFITATRSLGGSNARIFWKHVLPHSLSPLLVMATLGVGTSILTGSGLSFLGLGVLKEIPDWGALLSQGRGYLTVAWWICTFPGLAITLFVLAVNLIGDDIRDRLDPKVKGAV; translated from the coding sequence ATGAGCATGAAACCTTTGGCTGGTGACAAAAAAGCATGGGCGGGCAGTGTAGGACGTATCCGTCTGTGGAATCGCCGCCCTTGGCGCTATCGCGTCTCATTCGCAGTATCCCGATTATTCTTTTATGCAGCATTGCTGGTGGTGGTGTTTACCGTGGCATGTGCGATTGTACCGGGCTGGATTGCGCCCTATGATCCAACCCAGATGATGACGGATGCCATACTGCAGGCTCCTTCTGCTGCGCATCTGTTCGGGACGGACTATTTTGGCAGGGATATCTTCAGTGTGGTTGTGCATGGAAGCAGGGATTCGCTGCTCATTGGATTTGCTTCCGTTCTTGTGGGCGGTATTGTCGGTAGTGCGCTTGGTATTATCTCCGGTTATGCCGGAGGCGTTGTTGATACCGTCACGATGCGGGCTGTCGATATTCTGATGGCTGTACCCGGCGTGCTCCTGGCATTGTCTGTTGCAGCTGCTCTCGGGCCAGGACTGATAAACATTGCACTGGCTGTTGCGGTTTCCTCCATTCCGGGCTACGCACGGGTGATGCGTGGGCAGGTCATATCAGTTAAAGGTCTGCCTTTCATTACAGCGACACGTTCACTGGGCGGCTCCAATGCACGTATTTTCTGGAAACATGTACTGCCACATTCATTGTCACCCCTGCTGGTCATGGCTACGCTGGGCGTAGGGACATCAATTCTAACGGGCTCCGGACTCAGTTTTCTGGGACTTGGGGTGTTGAAGGAAATACCGGATTGGGGTGCATTGCTCTCCCAAGGGAGAGGTTATCTGACGGTTGCCTGGTGGATCTGTACGTTCCCGGGTCTGGCGATCACTTTGTTTGTACTGGCGGTTAATCTGATTGGAGACGATATTCGCGATCGGCTGGACCCCAAAGTAAAAGGAGCGGTCTGA
- the cntA gene encoding staphylopine-dependent metal ABC transporter substrate-binding lipoprotein: MKKGLTFTSILLLVSAIALLAGCGQSPKEKESAQTEPANSQVQTELIYASSKDINDMNPHLYTGSMPAQGMVYESLVENTPDGIKPLLAESWDISEDGKTYTFHLRQDVKFHDGEPFNAEAVKQNIDAVQANAEKHAWIKLSTKITSVKVIDEHTMELTLSEAYYPALVELSMTRPYVFISPKDFKDDGTKDGVSGFHGTGPYKLTAHKVEENATFEANEDYWGGAPAIKKITSKVLPAGETTFLALQKGEINFVFTDDRGADSIDVEAMDQLAESGDYQVVRSEAMNTSMIVANSSREDSPVQETAVREALWVGIDRETISKDIFNGTQTVADTLFSANVNYAKVDLKKREYDPELAKNLLDQAGWTLTDGEVVRKKNGQPLAMKLYYDSNSSSQKIQAELIQYSMKELGIQLEILGEESTSIANRRATGEYDLLFNQTWGLAYDPQSTIAAFTSDSAYKHTTSGIAEADELYQKIDAVMVSTDEASRQSLYADIMKIVHDEALFIPITNGRVTVVAPENLDGISFKQTQYELPFEQMNFKYIN, translated from the coding sequence GTGAAAAAGGGTCTTACTTTTACATCCATACTATTGCTGGTGTCTGCCATTGCACTGCTCGCCGGATGCGGACAGAGCCCAAAAGAGAAAGAGAGCGCCCAAACGGAGCCTGCCAATAGCCAGGTACAAACAGAACTTATCTATGCTTCTTCTAAAGATATTAATGATATGAACCCACATCTGTATACAGGTTCCATGCCTGCGCAAGGAATGGTGTATGAGTCGCTGGTGGAAAACACACCTGACGGAATCAAGCCATTGCTGGCTGAATCATGGGATATCTCCGAGGATGGCAAGACCTATACCTTTCATCTGCGACAAGATGTGAAATTCCATGATGGAGAGCCGTTCAACGCAGAGGCGGTTAAACAAAATATCGATGCAGTACAGGCGAATGCCGAAAAACATGCTTGGATCAAGCTTTCTACCAAAATCACGAGTGTAAAAGTTATCGATGAGCACACGATGGAGCTGACGCTGTCGGAAGCCTATTATCCGGCACTGGTGGAACTGTCCATGACAAGACCTTACGTCTTCATATCCCCCAAGGATTTCAAAGATGACGGAACCAAAGACGGGGTAAGTGGTTTCCACGGTACAGGACCCTACAAGCTTACTGCTCATAAAGTCGAAGAGAATGCCACATTTGAAGCCAATGAAGACTATTGGGGTGGTGCACCTGCTATCAAGAAGATCACATCCAAGGTTCTTCCGGCAGGTGAAACAACATTCCTGGCATTGCAAAAGGGAGAGATCAACTTTGTGTTCACCGATGACCGGGGAGCAGATAGTATCGATGTCGAGGCCATGGACCAACTGGCTGAATCCGGGGATTATCAAGTGGTCCGAAGTGAAGCGATGAATACGAGTATGATCGTAGCCAATAGCAGTCGCGAGGATAGTCCGGTTCAGGAAACGGCAGTGCGGGAAGCGCTATGGGTTGGCATTGATCGTGAAACGATCAGTAAAGATATTTTCAACGGAACGCAGACGGTAGCGGACACGCTATTTTCGGCCAATGTCAATTACGCCAAGGTAGACCTTAAGAAACGGGAGTATGATCCGGAATTGGCTAAAAATCTTCTGGACCAAGCTGGCTGGACATTGACAGATGGTGAAGTGGTGAGAAAGAAGAACGGTCAGCCTTTAGCCATGAAATTATACTATGACAGCAATTCGTCTTCACAGAAAATACAGGCCGAATTGATCCAGTATTCCATGAAAGAATTGGGGATTCAGCTTGAAATCTTGGGCGAAGAGTCCACTTCCATTGCGAATCGGAGAGCCACCGGGGAATATGATCTGCTCTTTAATCAAACCTGGGGACTGGCCTATGATCCACAGAGTACCATTGCTGCATTTACGTCAGATTCAGCATACAAGCATACGACAAGCGGAATTGCCGAAGCAGATGAACTGTACCAGAAAATCGATGCGGTCATGGTTTCCACGGATGAGGCTTCACGCCAATCTCTGTATGCCGACATTATGAAGATCGTCCATGATGAAGCGTTGTTCATTCCGATTACCAACGGACGTGTCACCGTTGTCGCTCCTGAGAATCTTGATGGAATCTCATTCAAGCAGACCCAATATGAACTACCATTCGAACAAATGAATTTTAAATATATAAATTGA
- a CDS encoding opine metallophore biosynthesis dehydrogenase, with the protein MSNLQRILILGTGPASIQLAVTLKDHLNCCIGIAGRQSVRSASIFSAFEESNQRIQVSIQNEKHQSLAGECFVDHVFKGYDTIDGEWGTLILAVTTDAYIDVLEQMKNEFIKQLKCIILVSPTFGSNRLVTHYMRERKSEPEVISFSTYLGDTRWMHEQPSNHVITTGVKKKVYIGSTRYPSEQVSKLCQVYERLGIALEVMRSPLEAETRNISLYVHPPLFMNDFSLEAIFGASDTQRYVYKMYPEGPITQVLIREMRAQWQEVKDITDRLDIQGVNLLQFMTDDNYPVRLESISRQDIENFNQMQVIHQEYLLYIRYTSLLIDPFSEPDSEGKYFDFSAVPFRQTFLNREGELDIPRMPKEDYYRIKIIQGIARHLDVSCPTIDQFIARYEAKIQEVADAHPNQRLSDAFVIQSFEEDIRMICTGLSSSWV; encoded by the coding sequence ATGAGCAATCTTCAGCGAATTCTGATACTCGGAACCGGACCTGCATCCATTCAGCTTGCAGTAACGCTCAAAGATCATCTCAACTGCTGTATAGGCATTGCGGGGAGACAATCGGTTCGTTCAGCATCGATTTTTTCAGCCTTTGAAGAGAGCAATCAACGTATTCAGGTCAGCATTCAAAATGAGAAACATCAATCGCTCGCAGGTGAATGTTTCGTTGATCATGTGTTCAAGGGATATGACACCATTGATGGTGAGTGGGGAACACTCATTTTGGCTGTAACAACGGATGCTTATATCGATGTATTGGAACAAATGAAAAATGAATTCATCAAACAACTGAAATGTATCATTTTGGTTTCTCCAACGTTTGGGTCGAATCGACTTGTGACCCATTATATGAGAGAGCGGAAATCAGAGCCGGAAGTGATCAGTTTCTCTACCTACCTTGGAGATACCCGTTGGATGCACGAACAGCCGTCGAATCATGTGATTACTACAGGGGTTAAGAAAAAGGTCTATATCGGTTCCACTCGTTACCCATCTGAACAGGTCAGTAAGCTATGCCAAGTGTATGAGCGTTTGGGTATTGCGCTGGAAGTGATGCGATCCCCACTGGAGGCGGAAACGAGAAATATTTCGTTGTACGTGCATCCACCCTTGTTCATGAATGACTTCTCATTAGAAGCCATCTTTGGAGCATCGGATACTCAGAGATATGTATATAAGATGTATCCCGAAGGTCCGATTACACAAGTTTTGATACGGGAAATGCGAGCACAGTGGCAGGAGGTTAAGGATATTACGGACCGACTTGATATTCAGGGAGTGAACCTGCTTCAATTCATGACGGATGACAACTATCCTGTTCGATTAGAGAGTATATCACGCCAGGATATCGAGAATTTCAATCAGATGCAGGTCATTCATCAAGAGTATTTATTATACATACGATACACCTCATTATTGATTGATCCATTCTCGGAACCCGATTCGGAAGGCAAATATTTCGACTTTTCAGCGGTGCCATTTCGTCAAACGTTCTTGAACCGCGAAGGAGAGCTGGACATTCCACGGATGCCCAAGGAAGATTACTACCGCATCAAAATCATTCAAGGCATCGCCAGACATCTCGATGTGAGCTGTCCAACCATTGATCAATTTATCGCCAGGTATGAGGCGAAGATTCAGGAAGTAGCTGACGCACACCCGAATCAACGCTTGTCCGACGCCTTTGTCATCCAATCCTTTGAAGAGGATATCCGCATGATCTGCACCGGACTTTCGAGTAGTTGGGTCTAG
- a CDS encoding diaminopimelate epimerase yields the protein MKQEIDFIKFSPTQNMTILVKTDHAAENYNHIATRLMSYDNVYAEQVGFIEPTRRPEAVARLEMAGGEFCGNACMALAAHHASEAGLAQQESMDIMLEVSGTDQLIMCHVKKQQHEYNCQVTMPVPKQIEQRTIRYEGIELDMVIIRYAEFIHIVIEVDDFDDTMKKRAQTLARLLGLTLGDKLIGILLYQSHLEEMAPLIYVPELDSLIWERGCGSGTASVGAYLAWSQQRQITQYIKQPGGAIKVVAQWDGAELGSITIEGSVGIVAQGKAFIDAPAEWSFINA from the coding sequence ATGAAACAGGAGATCGATTTTATCAAGTTCAGTCCCACTCAAAACATGACGATTCTGGTTAAAACGGATCATGCAGCCGAGAACTACAACCATATTGCTACGCGCTTAATGTCATATGATAACGTTTACGCTGAACAAGTGGGATTCATTGAACCAACGAGGAGACCGGAAGCTGTGGCCCGTCTGGAAATGGCCGGAGGAGAGTTCTGTGGCAATGCCTGTATGGCACTTGCAGCACACCACGCATCTGAAGCAGGACTGGCTCAACAGGAGTCTATGGATATCATGCTGGAGGTTTCCGGAACCGATCAATTGATCATGTGCCATGTGAAGAAGCAGCAGCATGAATACAACTGCCAGGTAACCATGCCGGTTCCGAAGCAGATTGAGCAGCGAACAATCCGGTACGAAGGCATCGAACTCGATATGGTGATCATCCGGTACGCTGAGTTCATCCATATCGTGATTGAAGTCGATGACTTTGACGATACGATGAAGAAGAGGGCACAGACCCTTGCAAGATTACTGGGATTAACTCTGGGAGATAAGCTGATCGGTATCTTGTTATATCAATCACACTTGGAAGAAATGGCCCCACTCATCTATGTTCCGGAGCTGGATAGTCTGATCTGGGAGAGAGGGTGTGGTTCGGGTACAGCCTCCGTAGGAGCGTATCTCGCATGGAGCCAGCAAAGGCAGATTACGCAGTACATCAAGCAGCCTGGTGGTGCGATCAAAGTGGTAGCCCAGTGGGATGGCGCAGAACTTGGGAGTATTACGATTGAGGGATCGGTTGGCATCGTGGCTCAAGGCAAAGCCTTCATAGATGCTCCAGCAGAATGGAGCTTTATAAACGCATGA
- a CDS encoding LysR family transcriptional regulator, whose translation MNIENIEAFVYINHYGSFNKAAEVLFLSQPSVTARIQSLERELGCKLFVRLGKQIVLTEEGRKFLPYAQQVLQVIQKGKQKIQQRRTTPDALRLGSTVSVSNYVIPDFLPKIKDAYPEINIKLTTATTDQLIAKLLGQEIDLAFVRKVMHPAIRTVAFYEDPIQLYVYKGHPFIESGHVSMEAIRNEQLVFFECGSLDWLRIHRAFDSLEHPPNITYHVDNSETAKKLVMQGAGIAFLPGLTVKKEVQNQELFPIQVHEVAGVSLQISVVTLKEEYSPLAEPFGELLRQL comes from the coding sequence ATGAATATCGAGAATATTGAAGCATTTGTATATATCAATCATTATGGAAGCTTCAATAAGGCTGCCGAAGTACTCTTCTTGTCCCAACCTTCGGTCACAGCTCGCATTCAGTCACTGGAAAGGGAGCTGGGCTGCAAGTTGTTTGTTCGGCTTGGCAAGCAAATCGTGCTAACAGAAGAAGGTCGGAAATTCCTGCCATATGCGCAGCAAGTGCTGCAAGTGATTCAGAAGGGCAAGCAGAAGATTCAGCAACGCCGGACAACACCGGATGCGCTTCGACTGGGGAGTACAGTATCGGTATCCAATTATGTCATTCCCGATTTTCTACCCAAGATCAAGGATGCTTACCCCGAGATTAACATCAAATTGACGACAGCAACGACGGATCAGCTGATTGCCAAACTGCTGGGTCAGGAGATTGATCTTGCCTTTGTGCGCAAGGTCATGCATCCTGCGATCCGTACGGTTGCTTTTTATGAAGATCCAATCCAGCTCTATGTGTATAAAGGGCATCCATTCATTGAGAGCGGGCATGTCAGCATGGAAGCCATTCGGAATGAGCAACTGGTCTTTTTTGAATGTGGTTCATTGGACTGGCTTCGCATTCACCGGGCTTTCGACTCGCTGGAACATCCGCCGAATATTACATACCATGTCGATAATTCGGAGACAGCGAAGAAACTGGTTATGCAAGGGGCAGGCATTGCTTTTCTCCCGGGACTCACGGTGAAGAAGGAAGTGCAGAATCAGGAACTGTTCCCCATTCAGGTACATGAGGTGGCAGGTGTATCACTGCAGATCAGCGTTGTCACGTTAAAAGAAGAATATTCGCCATTGGCAGAGCCCTTCGGGGAACTGCTGCGGCAGTTATAG
- a CDS encoding LLM class flavin-dependent oxidoreductase: MSIRVGILDQTPIYEGETAVDAFRHTIELAQRAEQLGFHRFWVSEHHDSGHVAGSSPEVLISHLLAHTKRIRLGSGGVMLQHYSPYKVAENFNILAALGPGRVDLGIGRAPGGLPRSTQALQEGIQESASLQEKIVQVKRYIHNEPLEDSSHPLAGLSASPLSDIPAELYVLGASVDSAGMAAELGLPYVFSLFINSNIEVALQSIRVYREQFDRSQGREPYAALAISLIVAESEEEAEGLASEHMLVKIHLESGKVLTVGSVEQAEEFGRQSNETYRIEILEPSVTRGTKESVGQALLKFQQEFAVEEFIVTTATRDFTKRIRSFELLREILAEQGLSEFALESKEEAAIG, from the coding sequence ATGAGTATTCGTGTTGGCATTTTGGATCAGACTCCCATCTATGAAGGGGAGACGGCGGTGGATGCTTTTCGGCATACGATTGAGCTGGCACAGCGAGCAGAGCAGCTGGGATTCCATCGATTCTGGGTGTCGGAGCACCATGATTCAGGGCATGTTGCGGGTTCCTCCCCGGAGGTACTCATCTCCCACTTGCTTGCGCATACAAAGCGGATTCGGCTGGGGTCCGGCGGAGTAATGCTCCAGCATTACAGCCCATACAAAGTCGCCGAGAATTTCAATATCCTTGCAGCGCTCGGACCAGGAAGAGTTGACCTGGGAATCGGTCGTGCGCCAGGTGGTTTACCCCGTTCGACACAAGCGTTGCAGGAAGGTATTCAGGAATCAGCATCTCTTCAAGAGAAAATTGTTCAGGTGAAACGATACATCCACAATGAGCCGCTTGAAGATTCATCACATCCACTTGCAGGTCTCAGCGCTTCGCCTCTGTCCGATATTCCAGCAGAACTGTACGTACTTGGAGCCAGTGTTGATAGTGCAGGCATGGCTGCGGAACTGGGACTTCCATATGTCTTTTCACTGTTCATTAACAGTAATATAGAGGTAGCGCTTCAATCGATCCGTGTGTATCGTGAACAATTTGATCGTTCCCAGGGACGGGAGCCCTACGCTGCACTAGCCATATCGTTAATTGTGGCCGAGAGTGAGGAGGAAGCGGAAGGACTTGCGAGCGAGCATATGCTGGTGAAGATCCATCTGGAGAGTGGGAAAGTACTCACTGTCGGTTCTGTGGAACAGGCGGAAGAATTCGGTCGTCAATCAAACGAAACCTATCGGATCGAAATTTTGGAGCCAAGTGTGACCCGGGGGACGAAGGAAAGCGTAGGTCAGGCACTGCTGAAGTTCCAGCAGGAGTTTGCTGTGGAAGAGTTCATTGTGACTACAGCTACACGGGATTTTACCAAGCGCATTCGTTCATTCGAATTATTGCGTGAAATTCTGGCAGAGCAGGGACTAAGCGAATTTGCACTGGAATCCAAGGAAGAAGCAGCAATCGGATAG
- the opp1B gene encoding nickel/cobalt ABC transporter permease: MGIYIVKRILLTIPLLIIISFITFVLINLSPLDPAVVVLQAQEVPQITEELIAQTNQALGFDQPFMIQYVNWIMAVVQLDFGNSYVSGEPVWSLMGPAFMNTLKLTLVSSVFIIALSILLGVICAMREGKLLDRSVRGVSFFLTAMPSYWLAAMMIWYFSVKLDLLPTSGMDSYRSYILPVIVITVSYTGIYFRTVRSSMLSNMNEDYVLYARASGLSEKKVTLHILRNSLQVAVSIFCMAIPIVLGSTVVIENVFAWPGLGRLSVKSILSRDFPIIQAYVLMLAVTFVLFNTLSDIINAAMNPRLRKEF, translated from the coding sequence ATGGGAATTTATATCGTCAAAAGGATTCTGTTAACCATCCCTTTACTGATTATCATTTCATTTATAACGTTTGTCCTGATTAATCTATCTCCCTTGGACCCGGCGGTTGTTGTCTTACAGGCACAGGAAGTTCCGCAGATTACAGAGGAATTAATTGCCCAGACCAACCAGGCATTGGGGTTCGATCAGCCATTCATGATCCAGTATGTGAACTGGATCATGGCTGTTGTGCAGTTGGACTTTGGCAACTCTTATGTATCTGGTGAACCCGTGTGGTCATTGATGGGGCCTGCTTTTATGAACACATTGAAGTTAACACTTGTCTCATCGGTTTTCATTATTGCGCTGTCCATTCTGCTGGGTGTGATCTGTGCCATGAGAGAAGGCAAGCTGCTGGATCGATCGGTCAGAGGCGTATCATTTTTCCTTACCGCCATGCCATCCTACTGGCTTGCAGCCATGATGATCTGGTATTTTTCCGTCAAGCTGGACCTGTTACCTACCAGTGGCATGGACTCGTATCGAAGCTACATTCTACCGGTGATCGTAATCACGGTGAGTTATACGGGCATTTACTTCCGAACGGTTCGGAGTTCCATGTTGAGTAATATGAATGAGGACTATGTGTTATATGCACGGGCCAGTGGTCTGAGCGAGAAGAAAGTAACCCTGCATATTCTGAGAAATTCATTACAGGTGGCCGTTTCCATCTTTTGTATGGCGATCCCGATCGTGCTGGGCAGTACGGTAGTCATCGAAAATGTGTTTGCCTGGCCGGGGCTAGGGAGACTCAGCGTGAAATCCATTTTAAGCAGGGATTTTCCGATTATTCAGGCGTATGTTCTGATGTTGGCTGTCACCTTTGTCTTGTTTAATACGTTATCCGACATCATTAATGCGGCGATGAATCCCCGTTTGAGAAAGGAATTCTGA
- a CDS encoding amidohydrolase produces the protein MKSDLEQPKQQAEQQVQGPEHELHGERAEEFAERLITIRRHMHRNPELSGEEKETTAAIRRWLEEEGVRIADEYVLRTGLVAEVGQGDGPVVALRADIDALPIQEETKLAFASQVDGKMHACGHDAHTAILIGAARLLKQRESSLPGKVRLIFQPSEEKATGARQVIQSGALSNVRAVFGLHNKPDLQVGTVGIREGALMAAADGFVVKVEGVGTHAAVPEAGIDPIVVAAHIVTALQAIVSRNVGAQESAVISVTKLHSGTAWNVIPDEAILDGTVRTFDEKVRARIRERFNQVVAGVAAAYGTRATVRWIQGPPAVVNDEALASAAEQVASEIGLNSVRPLPSPAGEDFSFYQKEVPGLFLFLGTSGPHEWHHPGFDVDERALPLGAHLLAALAEKALHNVQAHQE, from the coding sequence ATGAAAAGTGATCTGGAACAGCCTAAACAGCAGGCTGAGCAACAAGTACAGGGCCCCGAGCATGAACTTCATGGTGAACGGGCGGAAGAATTCGCGGAACGTTTAATCACCATTCGGCGACACATGCATCGTAACCCGGAATTGTCCGGCGAGGAAAAGGAGACGACGGCAGCTATTCGCAGGTGGCTGGAAGAGGAAGGCGTCCGTATTGCAGACGAATATGTGCTGCGGACAGGACTTGTCGCTGAAGTAGGTCAAGGGGACGGTCCTGTGGTTGCCCTAAGAGCAGATATTGATGCGCTGCCCATTCAGGAAGAGACAAAGCTGGCATTTGCCTCCCAAGTAGATGGAAAGATGCACGCTTGCGGACATGACGCACACACGGCAATTCTGATCGGTGCTGCACGATTACTGAAACAGCGCGAGTCCAGTTTGCCGGGAAAAGTACGGTTGATATTCCAGCCGTCGGAGGAAAAAGCAACGGGTGCACGGCAAGTGATCCAGAGCGGCGCATTATCCAATGTTCGGGCCGTATTTGGTTTGCATAACAAGCCTGATCTACAGGTAGGTACGGTGGGTATTCGGGAAGGCGCATTGATGGCAGCAGCAGACGGTTTTGTTGTCAAAGTGGAAGGTGTAGGCACCCATGCAGCCGTGCCTGAAGCCGGCATTGATCCAATTGTGGTTGCCGCACATATTGTTACGGCATTACAGGCCATTGTGAGTCGCAATGTGGGAGCACAGGAGAGTGCTGTAATCAGTGTCACCAAGCTCCACAGCGGCACAGCCTGGAACGTCATTCCGGATGAAGCGATACTCGATGGCACAGTGCGTACCTTTGATGAGAAAGTGCGTGCACGGATTCGCGAACGTTTCAATCAGGTGGTCGCAGGTGTGGCGGCTGCTTATGGCACACGGGCTACGGTTCGCTGGATTCAGGGACCACCTGCTGTGGTCAACGATGAAGCTCTCGCATCTGCGGCGGAACAAGTTGCAAGTGAGATTGGATTAAATAGCGTTAGACCGCTGCCTTCTCCAGCAGGTGAGGACTTCTCTTTTTATCAAAAAGAAGTTCCGGGCCTGTTCCTCTTCCTGGGCACCTCTGGCCCGCATGAGTGGCATCACCCTGGCTTTGATGTGGATGAACGGGCATTGCCGCTGGGAGCACATCTTCTGGCTGCACTGGCTGAGAAAGCACTGCACAATGTGCAAGCACATCAAGAGTGA
- the cntC gene encoding staphylopine uptake ABC transporter permease subunit CntC: MRILKNWSKDKLAITSLVVIIVTIMAGILAPLIAPHDPGQVNMKLRYASSSWEYLLGNDHLGRCVLSRLIYGIRPSVLWVLVALSLSVLIGAIVGFTAGYFKGKVDAWIMRVCDIMLSFPGYVMTLAVVGILGAGLENILIAFVWMKWAWFARVIRTSVMQFSDMDYVKFAKASGTPNLRIITKHIVPVTFADIAVIASGSMCSMMLQISGLSFLGLGIQAPHAEWGMMLNEAREVMFSRPELMLAPGLAIVVVVSAFNFLSDALQVALDPKLMTSQGKSDKSYESEVRKAAYEYSRG, encoded by the coding sequence ATGCGTATACTGAAAAATTGGAGTAAAGACAAGCTTGCTATTACCTCTTTGGTGGTGATTATTGTCACAATTATGGCGGGCATATTGGCTCCGCTTATTGCGCCGCATGATCCTGGACAAGTGAATATGAAGCTTCGTTATGCCTCCTCGTCCTGGGAGTATCTATTAGGCAATGATCATCTGGGCAGATGTGTATTATCCCGGCTTATCTATGGCATCCGTCCAAGTGTGTTATGGGTTCTGGTTGCGCTCAGTCTATCTGTTCTGATCGGGGCTATTGTTGGATTCACCGCGGGTTACTTCAAGGGGAAAGTGGATGCATGGATCATGAGAGTCTGTGATATTATGCTGTCTTTTCCCGGATACGTGATGACACTGGCGGTGGTTGGCATTTTGGGTGCAGGACTGGAGAACATTTTGATTGCCTTTGTGTGGATGAAATGGGCCTGGTTTGCCCGCGTTATTCGAACATCTGTGATGCAATTCTCCGATATGGATTATGTAAAATTCGCCAAAGCCTCCGGCACACCTAATCTGAGAATTATAACCAAACATATTGTTCCGGTTACTTTTGCCGATATTGCCGTCATTGCCAGCGGTTCCATGTGTTCGATGATGTTGCAGATCTCCGGCCTTTCCTTTCTGGGGCTTGGAATCCAGGCTCCGCATGCGGAGTGGGGCATGATGCTCAATGAGGCGAGGGAAGTCATGTTCTCCAGACCTGAATTGATGTTGGCACCGGGCCTGGCCATTGTGGTGGTCGTGTCTGCTTTTAATTTTCTATCGGATGCCCTTCAAGTGGCTCTGGACCCCAAATTGATGACCTCTCAAGGTAAGTCTGACAAGTCTTACGAAAGTGAGGTGAGAAAGGCCGCTTATGAATATAGTCGAGGTTGA